The following proteins are encoded in a genomic region of Dasypus novemcinctus isolate mDasNov1 chromosome 21, mDasNov1.1.hap2, whole genome shotgun sequence:
- the MTMR4 gene encoding phosphatidylinositol-3,5-bisphosphate 3-phosphatase MTMR4 isoform X1: MSLTARVSCSMLSCFGEEGPPSLEYIQAKDLFPPKELVKEEENLQVPFTVLQGEGVEFLGRAADALIAISNYRLHIKFKDSIINVPLRMIDSVESRDMFQLHIACKDSKVVRCHFSTFKQCQEWLSRLSRATARPAKPEDLFAFAYHAWCLGLTEEDQHTHLCQPGEHIRCRQEAELARMGFDLQNVWRVSHINSNYKLCSSYPQKLLVPVWITDKELENVASFRSWKRIPVVVYRHLRNGAAIARCSQPEISWWGWRNADDEYLVTSIAKACALDPGTRATGGSPSIGNSDTSEACDTDFDSSLTACSGVESTTAPQKLLILDARSYTAAVANRAKGGGCECEEYYPNCEVVFMGMANIHAIRNSFQYLRAVCSQMPDPSNWLSALESTKWLQHLSMMLKAAVLVANTVDREGRPVLVHCSDGWDRTPQIVALAKILLDPYYRTLEGFQVLVESDWLDFGHKFGDRCGHQENAEDQNEQCPVFLQWLDSVHQLLKQFPCLFEFNEAFLVKLVQHTYSCLYGTFLANNPCEREKRNIYKRTCSVWALLRAGNKNFHNFLYTPSSDMVLHPVCHVRALHLWTAVYLPASSPCTLGEESMDLYLSPVAQSQEFSGRSLDRLPKTRSMDDLLAACDTSSPLTRTSSDPNLNNHCQEVRGGLEPWHSNPEGSETTFMDSGAGGPQQAGGEIGLSLFLPSGQKDCLSNKSFKSHKSCSPSYKMPNTAVPQEVKSNTSDPEIKVLEETEAPALDLPVQDALERTLDDTGEPLEHFPEKGAASALANVFSTKCDGICDFPESSQDSLTGAPQQVQLDSTLDVPSSCAPDHSLGTLCNPLSAACQTPLDSSPDFLSQDPPGSGASMSHQKHPSSVSDLIHKEEDTGKRGNSRNGQLLENPRFGKIPMELARKPISQSQISEFSFLGSNWDSFQGMVTSLPSGETTPRRLLSYGCCSKRSCSKQMRATGPCFGSQWVQREGVKSPVCSSHSNGHCTGPGGKNNQLWLSGHPKQVSLTKPVPLSCPSPVPPLYLDDDGLPFPTDVIQHRLRQIEASYKQEVEQLRRQVHELQMRLDIRHCCAPPAEPPMDYEDDFTCLKESDGSDTEDFGSDHSEDCLSEASWEPVDKKETEVTRWVPDHMASHCYNCDCEFWLAKRRHHCRNCGNVFCAGCCYLKLPIPDQQLYDPVLVCNSCYEHIQVSRARELMSQHLKKPIATASS; encoded by the exons ATGAGCCTGACCGCCCGCGTCTCCTGCTCCATGCTCAGCTGCTTC GGTGAGGAGGGGCCCCCCAGCCTGGAGTACATCCAAGCCAAGGATCTGTTTCCCCCCAAGGAACTAGTGAAGGAGGAGGAGAATCTGCAG GTGCCCTTCACAGTGCTTCAGGGTGAGGGAGTGGAGTTCCTGGGCCGGGCGGCTGATGCCCTCATTGCCATCTCCAACTACCGGCTGCATATCAAGTTCAAGGACTCTATCATCAAC GTCCCTCTCCGAATGATTGACAGTGTGGAGAGCCGTGATATGTTCCAGTTGCACATTGCCTGCAAGGACTCCAAAGTGGTGAG GTGCCACTTCTCCACATTCAAGCAGTGCCAAGAATGGCTGTCACGGCTAAGTCGGGCCACAGCGAGACCTGCCAAACCTGAGGACCTCTTTGCATTTGCCTACCATGCCTGGTGCCTGGGGCTGACTGAGGAGGACCAGCATACTCACCTGTGTCAGCCAG GAGAGCACATTCGCTGTCGGCAGGAGGCAGAGCTCGCGAGGATGGGCTTTGATCTGCAGAACGTTTGGAGAGTTTCACACATCAACAGCAACTACaa ATTATGCTCCAGTTACCCCCAGAAGTTGCTGGTTCCCGTGTGGATCACAGATAAAGAGCTGGAGAACGTGGCTTCCTTCCGCTCCTGGAAGCGGATCCCGGTGGTCGTGTATAG ACACCTGCGCAACGGGGCCGCCATTGCCCGCTGCAGCCAGCCCGAGATCAGCTGGTGGGGCTGGCGCAATGCTGATGATGAGTACCTGGTCACGTCCATTGCCAAAGCCTGTGCCCTAGACCCCGGGACAAGGGCCACTGGGGGCTCCCCCAGCATTGGAAATAGTGACACGAGTGAGGCGTGCGACACTGACTTTG ATTCCTCCCTGACAGCATGCTCTGGAGTGGAAAGCACAACGGCCCCTCAGAAGCTACTGATCCTGGATGCTCGCTCCTACACAGCAGCAGTGGCCAACCGGGCCAAGGGTGGAGGTTGTGAGTGCGAAG AGTATTATCCCAATTGCGAGGTTGTATTCATGGGAATGGCCAACATCCATGCCATCCGGAACAGCTTCCAGTACCTCCGGGCTGTATGTAGCCAGATGCCTGATCCCAGCAA CTGGTTGTCGGCGCTGGAGAGCACCAAATGGCTACAGCACTTGTCCATGATGCTAAAGGCAGCTGTGCTGGTGGCTAATACAGTAGACCGGGAAGGCCGGCCAGTGCTGGTGCACTGCTCGGATGGCTGGGACCGGACGCCACAGATTGTAGCCCTGGCCAAAATACTGCTGGACCCCTATTACAGGACCTTGGAG GGCTTCCAAGTGTTAGTAGAGTCTGACTGGTTGGATTTTGGGCACAAGTTTGGAGATCGCTGTGGCCACCAGGAGAATGCAGAGGACCAAAATGAACAATGTCCCGTGTTTCTCCAGTGGCTTGATTCTGTTCATCAGTTGCTCAAGCAGTTCCCCTGCCTGTTTGAGTTTAACGAAGCATTCCTG GTAAAACTGGTGCAGCACACATACTCCTGCCTCTACGGCACGTTCCTGGCCAACAACCCCTGTGAGCGAGAGAAGCGCAACATCTACAAGCGAACCTGCTCTGTGTGGGCTCTCCTGCGAGCTGGCAATAAGAACTTCCATAACTTTCTCTACACACCCAGCTCAGACATG GTCCTGCACCCTGTGTGTCACGTGCGAGCCCTGCACCTCTGGACGGCTGTTTATCTGCCGGCTTCATCTCCATGCACACTTGGGGAGGAGAGCATGGATCTTTACCTTTCCCCAGTGGCTCAGAGCCAGGAGTTCTCTGGCCGCTCTCTGGACAG ATTACCTAAAACCAGATCCATGGATGATCTTCTAGCTGCCTGTGACACAAGTAGCCCTCTGACTCGCACATCCAGTGACCCTAACCTGAATAACCACTGTCAAGAGGTCAGGGGAGGTCTGGAGCCCTGGCACAGCAATCCTGAGGGATCAGAGACAACATTCATGGATTCTGGGGCAGGAGGTCCTCAGCAGGCTGGAGGAGAAATaggtctttctctctttctgcccaGCGGCCAGAAAGACTGCTTGAGCAACAAATCTTTCAAGAGCCACAAAAGCTGTTCTCCAAGTTACAAAATGCCTAATACTGCAGTGCCCCAGGAAGTGAAGAGCAACACCTCTGATCCTGAGATCAAGGTCCTGGAAGAGACCGAGGCACCAGCTCTAGACCTTCCTGTCCAGGATGCACTGGAGAGGACTTTAGATGACACAGGAGAGCCACTTGAACATTTTCCTGAAAAAGGTGCTGCCAGTGCTCTTGCTAACGTCTTTTCCACCAAATGTGATGGAATTTGTGATTTTCCTGAGTCGTCCCAGGACTCCCTTACAGGCGCCCCCCAACAAGTTCAACTAGACTCCACGTTAGATGTGCCCTCCAGCTGTGCTCCAGATCACAGTCTGGGCACTCTTTGCAACCCGTTGAGTGCTGCTTGCCAAACTCCTCTAGACTCAAGCCCTGACTTCCTCAGCCAAGATCCCCCAGGTTCTGGGGCAAGTATGTCTCACCAGAAACACCCCAGTTCTGTGTCGGATCTGATCCACAAGGAGGAAGACACGGGCAAAAGAGGGAATAGTAGGAATGGGCAGTTACTGGAAAATCCTCGCTTTGGGAAAATACCAATGGAATTGGCCCGAAAACCAATTTCTCAGAGCCAGATCagtgaattttcttttctagggTCCAACTGGGACAGCTTCCAAGGGATGGTGACATCACTCCCAAGTGGGGAGACCACTCCTCGGCGGCTGCTTTCCTATGGCTGTTGTAGTAAAAGGTCATGTAGCAAGCAGATGCGGGCAACAGGACCCTGCTTTGGGAGCCAATGGGTTCAGAGAGAAGGTGTGAAGTCACCTGTGTGTTCTAGTCATTCCAATGGACACTGTACTGGTCCAGGAGGGAAGAACAACCAGCTCTGGTTGTCAGGTCACCCAAAGCAGGTCTCCCTCACAAAGCCTGTTCCGCTGAGCTGCCCCTCTCCAGTGCCTCCTCTCTACCTGGATGATGATGGACTCCCCTTTCCCACGGATGTGATCCAGCACCGATTACGGCAAATTGAAGCAAGTTACAAGCAAGAGGTGGAGCAGCTACGTCGACAAGTACATGAGCTTCAGATGAGGCTAGATATCCGTCACTGCTGTGCCCCACCAGCAGAGCCCCCCATGGACTATGAGGATGATTTT ACATGTTTGAAGGAGTCAGATGGCAGTGATACAGAGGATTTTGGCTCTGATCACAGTGAAGATTGCCTTTCAGAAGCAAGCTGGGAACCTGTTGATAAAAAAGAGACTGAG GTGACTCGCTGGGTTCCAGACCATATGGCATCACATTGCTATAACTGTGACTGTGAATTCTGGTTGGCCAAGCGAAGACACCATTGCAG AAACTGTGGGAATGTATTTTGTGCTGGATGCTGCTACCTGAAGCTGCCCATTCCTGATCAACAACTCTATGACCCAGTTCTCGTCTGTAACTCATGTTACGAACACATCCAAGTATCTCGTGCCAGGGAACTCATGAGCCAACATCTGAAGAAACCCATCGCCACAGCTTCCAGCTGA
- the MTMR4 gene encoding phosphatidylinositol-3,5-bisphosphate 3-phosphatase MTMR4 isoform X2 — protein MGEEGPPSLEYIQAKDLFPPKELVKEEENLQVPFTVLQGEGVEFLGRAADALIAISNYRLHIKFKDSIINVPLRMIDSVESRDMFQLHIACKDSKVVRCHFSTFKQCQEWLSRLSRATARPAKPEDLFAFAYHAWCLGLTEEDQHTHLCQPGEHIRCRQEAELARMGFDLQNVWRVSHINSNYKLCSSYPQKLLVPVWITDKELENVASFRSWKRIPVVVYRHLRNGAAIARCSQPEISWWGWRNADDEYLVTSIAKACALDPGTRATGGSPSIGNSDTSEACDTDFDSSLTACSGVESTTAPQKLLILDARSYTAAVANRAKGGGCECEEYYPNCEVVFMGMANIHAIRNSFQYLRAVCSQMPDPSNWLSALESTKWLQHLSMMLKAAVLVANTVDREGRPVLVHCSDGWDRTPQIVALAKILLDPYYRTLEGFQVLVESDWLDFGHKFGDRCGHQENAEDQNEQCPVFLQWLDSVHQLLKQFPCLFEFNEAFLVKLVQHTYSCLYGTFLANNPCEREKRNIYKRTCSVWALLRAGNKNFHNFLYTPSSDMVLHPVCHVRALHLWTAVYLPASSPCTLGEESMDLYLSPVAQSQEFSGRSLDRLPKTRSMDDLLAACDTSSPLTRTSSDPNLNNHCQEVRGGLEPWHSNPEGSETTFMDSGAGGPQQAGGEIGLSLFLPSGQKDCLSNKSFKSHKSCSPSYKMPNTAVPQEVKSNTSDPEIKVLEETEAPALDLPVQDALERTLDDTGEPLEHFPEKGAASALANVFSTKCDGICDFPESSQDSLTGAPQQVQLDSTLDVPSSCAPDHSLGTLCNPLSAACQTPLDSSPDFLSQDPPGSGASMSHQKHPSSVSDLIHKEEDTGKRGNSRNGQLLENPRFGKIPMELARKPISQSQISEFSFLGSNWDSFQGMVTSLPSGETTPRRLLSYGCCSKRSCSKQMRATGPCFGSQWVQREGVKSPVCSSHSNGHCTGPGGKNNQLWLSGHPKQVSLTKPVPLSCPSPVPPLYLDDDGLPFPTDVIQHRLRQIEASYKQEVEQLRRQVHELQMRLDIRHCCAPPAEPPMDYEDDFTCLKESDGSDTEDFGSDHSEDCLSEASWEPVDKKETEVTRWVPDHMASHCYNCDCEFWLAKRRHHCRNCGNVFCAGCCYLKLPIPDQQLYDPVLVCNSCYEHIQVSRARELMSQHLKKPIATASS, from the exons GGTGAGGAGGGGCCCCCCAGCCTGGAGTACATCCAAGCCAAGGATCTGTTTCCCCCCAAGGAACTAGTGAAGGAGGAGGAGAATCTGCAG GTGCCCTTCACAGTGCTTCAGGGTGAGGGAGTGGAGTTCCTGGGCCGGGCGGCTGATGCCCTCATTGCCATCTCCAACTACCGGCTGCATATCAAGTTCAAGGACTCTATCATCAAC GTCCCTCTCCGAATGATTGACAGTGTGGAGAGCCGTGATATGTTCCAGTTGCACATTGCCTGCAAGGACTCCAAAGTGGTGAG GTGCCACTTCTCCACATTCAAGCAGTGCCAAGAATGGCTGTCACGGCTAAGTCGGGCCACAGCGAGACCTGCCAAACCTGAGGACCTCTTTGCATTTGCCTACCATGCCTGGTGCCTGGGGCTGACTGAGGAGGACCAGCATACTCACCTGTGTCAGCCAG GAGAGCACATTCGCTGTCGGCAGGAGGCAGAGCTCGCGAGGATGGGCTTTGATCTGCAGAACGTTTGGAGAGTTTCACACATCAACAGCAACTACaa ATTATGCTCCAGTTACCCCCAGAAGTTGCTGGTTCCCGTGTGGATCACAGATAAAGAGCTGGAGAACGTGGCTTCCTTCCGCTCCTGGAAGCGGATCCCGGTGGTCGTGTATAG ACACCTGCGCAACGGGGCCGCCATTGCCCGCTGCAGCCAGCCCGAGATCAGCTGGTGGGGCTGGCGCAATGCTGATGATGAGTACCTGGTCACGTCCATTGCCAAAGCCTGTGCCCTAGACCCCGGGACAAGGGCCACTGGGGGCTCCCCCAGCATTGGAAATAGTGACACGAGTGAGGCGTGCGACACTGACTTTG ATTCCTCCCTGACAGCATGCTCTGGAGTGGAAAGCACAACGGCCCCTCAGAAGCTACTGATCCTGGATGCTCGCTCCTACACAGCAGCAGTGGCCAACCGGGCCAAGGGTGGAGGTTGTGAGTGCGAAG AGTATTATCCCAATTGCGAGGTTGTATTCATGGGAATGGCCAACATCCATGCCATCCGGAACAGCTTCCAGTACCTCCGGGCTGTATGTAGCCAGATGCCTGATCCCAGCAA CTGGTTGTCGGCGCTGGAGAGCACCAAATGGCTACAGCACTTGTCCATGATGCTAAAGGCAGCTGTGCTGGTGGCTAATACAGTAGACCGGGAAGGCCGGCCAGTGCTGGTGCACTGCTCGGATGGCTGGGACCGGACGCCACAGATTGTAGCCCTGGCCAAAATACTGCTGGACCCCTATTACAGGACCTTGGAG GGCTTCCAAGTGTTAGTAGAGTCTGACTGGTTGGATTTTGGGCACAAGTTTGGAGATCGCTGTGGCCACCAGGAGAATGCAGAGGACCAAAATGAACAATGTCCCGTGTTTCTCCAGTGGCTTGATTCTGTTCATCAGTTGCTCAAGCAGTTCCCCTGCCTGTTTGAGTTTAACGAAGCATTCCTG GTAAAACTGGTGCAGCACACATACTCCTGCCTCTACGGCACGTTCCTGGCCAACAACCCCTGTGAGCGAGAGAAGCGCAACATCTACAAGCGAACCTGCTCTGTGTGGGCTCTCCTGCGAGCTGGCAATAAGAACTTCCATAACTTTCTCTACACACCCAGCTCAGACATG GTCCTGCACCCTGTGTGTCACGTGCGAGCCCTGCACCTCTGGACGGCTGTTTATCTGCCGGCTTCATCTCCATGCACACTTGGGGAGGAGAGCATGGATCTTTACCTTTCCCCAGTGGCTCAGAGCCAGGAGTTCTCTGGCCGCTCTCTGGACAG ATTACCTAAAACCAGATCCATGGATGATCTTCTAGCTGCCTGTGACACAAGTAGCCCTCTGACTCGCACATCCAGTGACCCTAACCTGAATAACCACTGTCAAGAGGTCAGGGGAGGTCTGGAGCCCTGGCACAGCAATCCTGAGGGATCAGAGACAACATTCATGGATTCTGGGGCAGGAGGTCCTCAGCAGGCTGGAGGAGAAATaggtctttctctctttctgcccaGCGGCCAGAAAGACTGCTTGAGCAACAAATCTTTCAAGAGCCACAAAAGCTGTTCTCCAAGTTACAAAATGCCTAATACTGCAGTGCCCCAGGAAGTGAAGAGCAACACCTCTGATCCTGAGATCAAGGTCCTGGAAGAGACCGAGGCACCAGCTCTAGACCTTCCTGTCCAGGATGCACTGGAGAGGACTTTAGATGACACAGGAGAGCCACTTGAACATTTTCCTGAAAAAGGTGCTGCCAGTGCTCTTGCTAACGTCTTTTCCACCAAATGTGATGGAATTTGTGATTTTCCTGAGTCGTCCCAGGACTCCCTTACAGGCGCCCCCCAACAAGTTCAACTAGACTCCACGTTAGATGTGCCCTCCAGCTGTGCTCCAGATCACAGTCTGGGCACTCTTTGCAACCCGTTGAGTGCTGCTTGCCAAACTCCTCTAGACTCAAGCCCTGACTTCCTCAGCCAAGATCCCCCAGGTTCTGGGGCAAGTATGTCTCACCAGAAACACCCCAGTTCTGTGTCGGATCTGATCCACAAGGAGGAAGACACGGGCAAAAGAGGGAATAGTAGGAATGGGCAGTTACTGGAAAATCCTCGCTTTGGGAAAATACCAATGGAATTGGCCCGAAAACCAATTTCTCAGAGCCAGATCagtgaattttcttttctagggTCCAACTGGGACAGCTTCCAAGGGATGGTGACATCACTCCCAAGTGGGGAGACCACTCCTCGGCGGCTGCTTTCCTATGGCTGTTGTAGTAAAAGGTCATGTAGCAAGCAGATGCGGGCAACAGGACCCTGCTTTGGGAGCCAATGGGTTCAGAGAGAAGGTGTGAAGTCACCTGTGTGTTCTAGTCATTCCAATGGACACTGTACTGGTCCAGGAGGGAAGAACAACCAGCTCTGGTTGTCAGGTCACCCAAAGCAGGTCTCCCTCACAAAGCCTGTTCCGCTGAGCTGCCCCTCTCCAGTGCCTCCTCTCTACCTGGATGATGATGGACTCCCCTTTCCCACGGATGTGATCCAGCACCGATTACGGCAAATTGAAGCAAGTTACAAGCAAGAGGTGGAGCAGCTACGTCGACAAGTACATGAGCTTCAGATGAGGCTAGATATCCGTCACTGCTGTGCCCCACCAGCAGAGCCCCCCATGGACTATGAGGATGATTTT ACATGTTTGAAGGAGTCAGATGGCAGTGATACAGAGGATTTTGGCTCTGATCACAGTGAAGATTGCCTTTCAGAAGCAAGCTGGGAACCTGTTGATAAAAAAGAGACTGAG GTGACTCGCTGGGTTCCAGACCATATGGCATCACATTGCTATAACTGTGACTGTGAATTCTGGTTGGCCAAGCGAAGACACCATTGCAG AAACTGTGGGAATGTATTTTGTGCTGGATGCTGCTACCTGAAGCTGCCCATTCCTGATCAACAACTCTATGACCCAGTTCTCGTCTGTAACTCATGTTACGAACACATCCAAGTATCTCGTGCCAGGGAACTCATGAGCCAACATCTGAAGAAACCCATCGCCACAGCTTCCAGCTGA